A genomic region of Sarcophilus harrisii chromosome 6, mSarHar1.11, whole genome shotgun sequence contains the following coding sequences:
- the MARK2 gene encoding serine/threonine-protein kinase MARK2 isoform X3, which yields MLRGRNSATSADEQPHIGNYRLLKTIGKGNFAKVKLARHVLTGKEVAVKIIDKTQLNSSSLQKLFREVRIMKVLNHPNIVKLFEVIETEKTLYLVMEYASGGEVFDYLVAHGRMKEKEARAKFRQIVSAVQYCHQKFIVHRDLKAENLLLDADMNIKIADFGFSNEFTFGTKLDTFCGSPPYAAPELFQGKKYDGPEVDVWSLGVILYTLVSGSLPFDGQNLKELRERVLRGKYRIPFYMSTDCENLLKKFLILNPSKRGTLEQIMKDRWMNVGHEEDELKPYVEPLPDYKDPRRTELMVSMGYTREEIQDSLVGQKYNEVMATYLLLGYKSSELEGETITLKPRPSAELTNSSAPSPSHKVQRSVSANPKQRRFSDQAGPAIPTSNSYSKKTQSNNAENKRPEEERESGRKASSTAKVPASPLPGLERKKTTPSPSTNSVLSTSTNRSRNSPLLERASLGQSSVQNGKDSLTMPGSRASTASASAAVSAARPRQHQKSMSASVHPNKASGLPPTDNNCEVPRPSTAPQRVPVASPSAHNISSSGGAPERTNFPRGVSSRSTFHAGQLRQVRDQQNLPYGVTPASPSGHSQGRRGASGNLFSKFTSKFVRRNLSFRFARR from the exons ATGCTCCGTGGCCGCAACTCGGCCACCTCTGCTGACGAGCAGCCACACATCGGCAACTACCGGCTCCTCAAGACCATCGGCAAGGGCAACTTTGCCAAAGTGAAGCTGGCCCGGCACGTCCTGACTGGCAAGGAG gTGGCGGTGAAGATCATTGACAAGACCCAGCTCAATTCCTCCAGCCTCCAGAAG ctGTTCCGGGAAGTAAGAATAATGAAGGTTTTGAATCATCCCAACATAG TTAAATTATTTGAAGTGATTGAGACGGAGAAGACCCTTTATCTGGTGATGGAGTACGCCAGTGGAG GAGAGGTGTTTGATTACCTGGTGGCTCATGGGAGGATGAAGGAAAAAGAGGCTCGAGCAAAGTTCCGACAG ATAGTATCGGCCGTCCAGTACTGTCACCAGAAGTTCATTGTGCACAGGGACCTGAAG gcaGAAAACCTGCTGCTGGACGCCGACATGAACATTAAGATCGCCGACTTTGGCTTCAGTAACGAGTTCACCTTTGGCACCAAGCTGGACACGTTCTGCGGCAGCCCCCCCTATGCTGCCCCCGAGCTCTTCCAGGGCAAGAAGTACGACGGGCCCGAGGTGGATGTCTGGAGCCTCGGGGTCATCCTCTACACGCTGGTCAGCGGCTCCCTGCCTTTTGACGGCCAGAACCTCAAG GAGCTTCGGGAGCGGGTGCTGCGGGGGAAGTACCGGATCCCGTTCTACATGTCCACGGACTGCGAGAACCTGCTCAAGAAGTTCCTTATTCTCAACCCCAGCAAGAGGGGCACGTTGGAG CAAATCATGAAAGACCGGTGGATGAATGTGGGGCACGAGGAGGACGAGCTGAAGCCATATGTGGAGCCGCTGCCAGATTACAAGGACCCTCGGCGGACAG AGCTGATGGTCTCCATGGGCTACACGCGGGAGGAGATCCAGGACTCCCTGGTGGGCCAGAAATACAACGAGGTCATGGCCACCTACCTGCTCCTGGGCTACAAGAGCTCAGAG CTGGAGGGTGAGACGATCACGCTGAAGCCGAGGCCTTCGGCAGAACTGACCAACAGCAGCGCCCCCTCCCCGTCCCACAAGGTACAGCGCAGTGTCTCTGCCAACCCCAAGCAGCGGCGCTTCAGCGATCAGG CTGGTCCTGCCATCCCCACCTCCAACTCCTACTCGAAGAAGACACAGAGTAACAACGCTGAGAACAAGCGGCCCGAGGAGGAGCGGGAGTCCGGGCGGAAGGCCAGCAGCACCGCCAAGGTGCCCGCCAGCCCCCTGCCCGGCCTCGAGCGGAAGAAGACCACCCCCAGCCCCTCCACG AACAGCGTGCTCTCCACCAGCACCAACAGGAGCCGGAACTCCCCGCTCCTGGAGCGGGCCAGCCTGGGGCAGAGCTCCGTCCAGAACGGCAAGGACAG CCTAACCATGCCGGGCTCCCGGGCCTCCACGGCCTCTGCCTCCGCCGCTGTCTCTGCGGCCCGGCCCCGCCAGCACCAGAAGTCCATGTCAGCCTCCGTGCACCCCAACAAGGCCTCGGGGCTGCCCCCGACAGACAATAACTGTGAGGTGCCCAGGCCCAG TACCGCTCCCCAGAGGGTCCCCGTGGCCTCCCCCTCCGCCCACAACATCAGCAGCAGCGGGGGAGCCCCCGAACGGACCAACTTCCCCCGCGGGGTGTCGAGCAGAAGCACCTTCCACGCCGGGCAGCTGCGCCAGGTGCGGGATCAGCAGAACCTGCCCTACGGGGTCACCCCTGCCTCACCTTCTGGCCACAGCCAGGGCCGAAGGGGGGCCTCCGGAAACCTCTTCAGCAAGTTCACCTCCAAGTTTGTTCGCAG aaatctgTCTTTCAGGTTTGCCAGAAGGTAG
- the MARK2 gene encoding serine/threonine-protein kinase MARK2 isoform X1, producing MSSARTPLPTLNERDTEQQPALGHLDTKPSSKANMLRGRNSATSADEQPHIGNYRLLKTIGKGNFAKVKLARHVLTGKEVAVKIIDKTQLNSSSLQKLFREVRIMKVLNHPNIVKLFEVIETEKTLYLVMEYASGGEVFDYLVAHGRMKEKEARAKFRQIVSAVQYCHQKFIVHRDLKAENLLLDADMNIKIADFGFSNEFTFGTKLDTFCGSPPYAAPELFQGKKYDGPEVDVWSLGVILYTLVSGSLPFDGQNLKELRERVLRGKYRIPFYMSTDCENLLKKFLILNPSKRGTLEQIMKDRWMNVGHEEDELKPYVEPLPDYKDPRRTELMVSMGYTREEIQDSLVGQKYNEVMATYLLLGYKSSELEGETITLKPRPSAELTNSSAPSPSHKVQRSVSANPKQRRFSDQAGPAIPTSNSYSKKTQSNNAENKRPEEERESGRKASSTAKVPASPLPGLERKKTTPSPSTNSVLSTSTNRSRNSPLLERASLGQSSVQNGKDSLTMPGSRASTASASAAVSAARPRQHQKSMSASVHPNKASGLPPTDNNCEVPRPSTAPQRVPVASPSAHNISSSGGAPERTNFPRGVSSRSTFHAGQLRQVRDQQNLPYGVTPASPSGHSQGRRGASGNLFSKFTSKFVRRNLSFRFARR from the exons CCGGCCCTCGGACACCTGGACACCAAGCCCAGCAGTAAGGCCAACATGCTCCGTGGCCGCAACTCGGCCACCTCTGCTGACGAGCAGCCACACATCGGCAACTACCGGCTCCTCAAGACCATCGGCAAGGGCAACTTTGCCAAAGTGAAGCTGGCCCGGCACGTCCTGACTGGCAAGGAG gTGGCGGTGAAGATCATTGACAAGACCCAGCTCAATTCCTCCAGCCTCCAGAAG ctGTTCCGGGAAGTAAGAATAATGAAGGTTTTGAATCATCCCAACATAG TTAAATTATTTGAAGTGATTGAGACGGAGAAGACCCTTTATCTGGTGATGGAGTACGCCAGTGGAG GAGAGGTGTTTGATTACCTGGTGGCTCATGGGAGGATGAAGGAAAAAGAGGCTCGAGCAAAGTTCCGACAG ATAGTATCGGCCGTCCAGTACTGTCACCAGAAGTTCATTGTGCACAGGGACCTGAAG gcaGAAAACCTGCTGCTGGACGCCGACATGAACATTAAGATCGCCGACTTTGGCTTCAGTAACGAGTTCACCTTTGGCACCAAGCTGGACACGTTCTGCGGCAGCCCCCCCTATGCTGCCCCCGAGCTCTTCCAGGGCAAGAAGTACGACGGGCCCGAGGTGGATGTCTGGAGCCTCGGGGTCATCCTCTACACGCTGGTCAGCGGCTCCCTGCCTTTTGACGGCCAGAACCTCAAG GAGCTTCGGGAGCGGGTGCTGCGGGGGAAGTACCGGATCCCGTTCTACATGTCCACGGACTGCGAGAACCTGCTCAAGAAGTTCCTTATTCTCAACCCCAGCAAGAGGGGCACGTTGGAG CAAATCATGAAAGACCGGTGGATGAATGTGGGGCACGAGGAGGACGAGCTGAAGCCATATGTGGAGCCGCTGCCAGATTACAAGGACCCTCGGCGGACAG AGCTGATGGTCTCCATGGGCTACACGCGGGAGGAGATCCAGGACTCCCTGGTGGGCCAGAAATACAACGAGGTCATGGCCACCTACCTGCTCCTGGGCTACAAGAGCTCAGAG CTGGAGGGTGAGACGATCACGCTGAAGCCGAGGCCTTCGGCAGAACTGACCAACAGCAGCGCCCCCTCCCCGTCCCACAAGGTACAGCGCAGTGTCTCTGCCAACCCCAAGCAGCGGCGCTTCAGCGATCAGG CTGGTCCTGCCATCCCCACCTCCAACTCCTACTCGAAGAAGACACAGAGTAACAACGCTGAGAACAAGCGGCCCGAGGAGGAGCGGGAGTCCGGGCGGAAGGCCAGCAGCACCGCCAAGGTGCCCGCCAGCCCCCTGCCCGGCCTCGAGCGGAAGAAGACCACCCCCAGCCCCTCCACG AACAGCGTGCTCTCCACCAGCACCAACAGGAGCCGGAACTCCCCGCTCCTGGAGCGGGCCAGCCTGGGGCAGAGCTCCGTCCAGAACGGCAAGGACAG CCTAACCATGCCGGGCTCCCGGGCCTCCACGGCCTCTGCCTCCGCCGCTGTCTCTGCGGCCCGGCCCCGCCAGCACCAGAAGTCCATGTCAGCCTCCGTGCACCCCAACAAGGCCTCGGGGCTGCCCCCGACAGACAATAACTGTGAGGTGCCCAGGCCCAG TACCGCTCCCCAGAGGGTCCCCGTGGCCTCCCCCTCCGCCCACAACATCAGCAGCAGCGGGGGAGCCCCCGAACGGACCAACTTCCCCCGCGGGGTGTCGAGCAGAAGCACCTTCCACGCCGGGCAGCTGCGCCAGGTGCGGGATCAGCAGAACCTGCCCTACGGGGTCACCCCTGCCTCACCTTCTGGCCACAGCCAGGGCCGAAGGGGGGCCTCCGGAAACCTCTTCAGCAAGTTCACCTCCAAGTTTGTTCGCAG aaatctgTCTTTCAGGTTTGCCAGAAGGTAG
- the MARK2 gene encoding serine/threonine-protein kinase MARK2 isoform X2 — translation MSSARTPLPTLNERDTEQQPALGHLDTKPSSKANMLRGRNSATSADEQPHIGNYRLLKTIGKGNFAKVKLARHVLTGKEVAVKIIDKTQLNSSSLQKLFREVRIMKVLNHPNIVKLFEVIETEKTLYLVMEYASGGEVFDYLVAHGRMKEKEARAKFRQIVSAVQYCHQKFIVHRDLKAENLLLDADMNIKIADFGFSNEFTFGTKLDTFCGSPPYAAPELFQGKKYDGPEVDVWSLGVILYTLVSGSLPFDGQNLKELRERVLRGKYRIPFYMSTDCENLLKKFLILNPSKRGTLEQIMKDRWMNVGHEEDELKPYVEPLPDYKDPRRTELMVSMGYTREEIQDSLVGQKYNEVMATYLLLGYKSSELEGETITLKPRPSAELTNSSAPSPSHKVQRSVSANPKQRRFSDQAGPAIPTSNSYSKKTQSNNAENKRPEEERESGRKASSTAKVPASPLPGLERKKTTPSPSTNSVLSTSTNRSRNSPLLERASLGQSSVQNGKDSTAPQRVPVASPSAHNISSSGGAPERTNFPRGVSSRSTFHAGQLRQVRDQQNLPYGVTPASPSGHSQGRRGASGNLFSKFTSKFVRRNLSFRFARR, via the exons CCGGCCCTCGGACACCTGGACACCAAGCCCAGCAGTAAGGCCAACATGCTCCGTGGCCGCAACTCGGCCACCTCTGCTGACGAGCAGCCACACATCGGCAACTACCGGCTCCTCAAGACCATCGGCAAGGGCAACTTTGCCAAAGTGAAGCTGGCCCGGCACGTCCTGACTGGCAAGGAG gTGGCGGTGAAGATCATTGACAAGACCCAGCTCAATTCCTCCAGCCTCCAGAAG ctGTTCCGGGAAGTAAGAATAATGAAGGTTTTGAATCATCCCAACATAG TTAAATTATTTGAAGTGATTGAGACGGAGAAGACCCTTTATCTGGTGATGGAGTACGCCAGTGGAG GAGAGGTGTTTGATTACCTGGTGGCTCATGGGAGGATGAAGGAAAAAGAGGCTCGAGCAAAGTTCCGACAG ATAGTATCGGCCGTCCAGTACTGTCACCAGAAGTTCATTGTGCACAGGGACCTGAAG gcaGAAAACCTGCTGCTGGACGCCGACATGAACATTAAGATCGCCGACTTTGGCTTCAGTAACGAGTTCACCTTTGGCACCAAGCTGGACACGTTCTGCGGCAGCCCCCCCTATGCTGCCCCCGAGCTCTTCCAGGGCAAGAAGTACGACGGGCCCGAGGTGGATGTCTGGAGCCTCGGGGTCATCCTCTACACGCTGGTCAGCGGCTCCCTGCCTTTTGACGGCCAGAACCTCAAG GAGCTTCGGGAGCGGGTGCTGCGGGGGAAGTACCGGATCCCGTTCTACATGTCCACGGACTGCGAGAACCTGCTCAAGAAGTTCCTTATTCTCAACCCCAGCAAGAGGGGCACGTTGGAG CAAATCATGAAAGACCGGTGGATGAATGTGGGGCACGAGGAGGACGAGCTGAAGCCATATGTGGAGCCGCTGCCAGATTACAAGGACCCTCGGCGGACAG AGCTGATGGTCTCCATGGGCTACACGCGGGAGGAGATCCAGGACTCCCTGGTGGGCCAGAAATACAACGAGGTCATGGCCACCTACCTGCTCCTGGGCTACAAGAGCTCAGAG CTGGAGGGTGAGACGATCACGCTGAAGCCGAGGCCTTCGGCAGAACTGACCAACAGCAGCGCCCCCTCCCCGTCCCACAAGGTACAGCGCAGTGTCTCTGCCAACCCCAAGCAGCGGCGCTTCAGCGATCAGG CTGGTCCTGCCATCCCCACCTCCAACTCCTACTCGAAGAAGACACAGAGTAACAACGCTGAGAACAAGCGGCCCGAGGAGGAGCGGGAGTCCGGGCGGAAGGCCAGCAGCACCGCCAAGGTGCCCGCCAGCCCCCTGCCCGGCCTCGAGCGGAAGAAGACCACCCCCAGCCCCTCCACG AACAGCGTGCTCTCCACCAGCACCAACAGGAGCCGGAACTCCCCGCTCCTGGAGCGGGCCAGCCTGGGGCAGAGCTCCGTCCAGAACGGCAAGGACAG TACCGCTCCCCAGAGGGTCCCCGTGGCCTCCCCCTCCGCCCACAACATCAGCAGCAGCGGGGGAGCCCCCGAACGGACCAACTTCCCCCGCGGGGTGTCGAGCAGAAGCACCTTCCACGCCGGGCAGCTGCGCCAGGTGCGGGATCAGCAGAACCTGCCCTACGGGGTCACCCCTGCCTCACCTTCTGGCCACAGCCAGGGCCGAAGGGGGGCCTCCGGAAACCTCTTCAGCAAGTTCACCTCCAAGTTTGTTCGCAG aaatctgTCTTTCAGGTTTGCCAGAAGGTAG